From a region of the Streptomyces caniferus genome:
- a CDS encoding MbtH family protein: protein MDENARYQVLRNDEDQYSLWLADLEVPEGWHAVGKEGTQDECSAYVDEVWTDMRPRSLRERMDHAGS, encoded by the coding sequence ATGGACGAGAACGCCCGCTACCAGGTGCTGCGCAACGACGAGGACCAGTACTCGCTGTGGCTGGCCGACCTGGAGGTCCCCGAGGGCTGGCACGCCGTCGGCAAGGAGGGCACCCAGGACGAGTGCTCCGCCTACGTCGACGAGGTCTGGACCGACATGCGCCCCCGTAGCCTGCGCGAACGCATGGACCACGCCGGTTCCTGA
- a CDS encoding AraC family ligand binding domain-containing protein encodes MGKSRQRFVADVSYRPSSSAPIGIDVLDFAELSARGDRRGLDLSAPLRPAFHHLIHVGRGPVRHTVDFQDHTLESGSWLWVRAGQVHQYVPRDHPAARGTLVIWQPGFVPAEPLQDDSPMILTGRHARSAGLALRHLVHVYGDPASLPAWTNSAPTASSCSRTTAVPTWATPGSHR; translated from the coding sequence ATGGGAAAAAGCCGACAGCGCTTCGTGGCCGACGTGTCCTACCGGCCCTCGTCGAGCGCGCCCATCGGGATCGACGTCCTCGACTTCGCCGAACTGTCCGCCCGCGGAGACCGGCGGGGCCTGGACCTGTCGGCGCCGCTCCGGCCGGCCTTCCACCACCTGATCCACGTCGGTCGGGGCCCGGTGCGGCACACCGTGGACTTCCAGGACCACACCCTGGAATCCGGCTCCTGGCTCTGGGTGCGGGCCGGCCAGGTCCACCAGTACGTTCCGCGGGATCACCCGGCGGCGCGGGGCACCCTCGTCATCTGGCAACCCGGCTTCGTGCCCGCCGAGCCCCTCCAGGACGACTCGCCGATGATCCTCACCGGCCGTCACGCCCGCTCCGCCGGCCTCGCGCTGCGCCACCTCGTCCACGTATACGGCGACCCGGCCTCCCTGCCCGCCTGGACGAACTCGGCGCCGACGGCGTCATCCTGCTCACGAACTACCGCGGTGCCTACCTGGGCGACCCCGGGTTCGCACCGCTGA
- a CDS encoding TetR/AcrR family transcriptional regulator encodes MPNTSQARARIIAATLRIIGDDGIAAVTNRRIAREAGVSLGSVTYHFATQHDLLRESLRSFVDQETRRFTDLAAHYCEGRTTPEQAASVIGQVAADTAFDSEHIAPFELYLQAGRDPQLRAAAEECFAAYDRLAASLLGAIGTPDAERLAAPTVALVVGMQLRRLATGGSTDDLVDALLLLAGVPSQTT; translated from the coding sequence ATGCCGAACACCTCCCAGGCCCGCGCACGCATCATCGCGGCCACGCTACGGATCATCGGCGACGACGGGATCGCCGCGGTGACCAACCGCCGCATCGCCAGGGAGGCCGGTGTCTCTCTCGGCTCGGTCACCTACCACTTCGCGACCCAACACGACCTGCTGCGTGAGAGCTTGCGTTCCTTCGTCGACCAGGAGACCCGCCGCTTCACCGACCTGGCCGCACACTACTGCGAGGGCCGGACCACCCCGGAGCAGGCCGCCTCCGTGATCGGCCAGGTCGCCGCCGACACCGCCTTCGACAGCGAACACATCGCACCCTTCGAGCTCTACCTCCAAGCCGGCCGGGACCCCCAGCTCCGCGCGGCCGCCGAGGAGTGCTTCGCGGCCTATGACCGTTTGGCCGCCTCCCTCCTGGGTGCGATCGGCACCCCCGACGCGGAACGCCTCGCCGCTCCCACCGTCGCCCTCGTCGTCGGCATGCAACTGCGCCGCCTCGCCACCGGCGGCAGCACCGACGACCTCGTCGATGCGCTGCTCCTGCTCGCGGGCGTTCCGTCGCAGACGACCTGA
- a CDS encoding class I SAM-dependent methyltransferase: MTAPSRAHSFNAAAAQYAASRPSYPPALLDAVEELMGRPLAGTRVADIGAGTGIATALLRERGADVFAVEPGDGMAAQFRGALPDVPIVRGDGNALPLADASCDLITYAQSWHWTDTGRSVPEALRVLRPGGALAVWWNTHAFDVPWIVAQHERIAQHCGDGEPSSGELPDDDRAVLLAGLSGLRVARRQVHWGRTVPLDMHLANISSHSAFLVLGEAGTQAFLADERTRLREIFPAERVEERYVVDLLVAARS, from the coding sequence ATGACTGCCCCCTCGCGTGCCCATTCGTTCAATGCGGCGGCCGCACAGTACGCCGCGAGCCGTCCCTCTTATCCGCCCGCTCTCCTGGACGCCGTCGAGGAGCTCATGGGCCGCCCCCTCGCGGGCACCCGTGTGGCCGACATCGGCGCGGGTACGGGCATCGCCACCGCGTTGTTACGGGAGCGCGGCGCCGATGTCTTCGCCGTCGAGCCGGGCGACGGCATGGCCGCCCAGTTCCGCGGCGCTCTCCCCGACGTGCCGATCGTCCGGGGCGACGGCAATGCCCTGCCGCTCGCCGATGCCTCCTGCGACCTGATCACGTATGCGCAGTCCTGGCACTGGACCGACACCGGTCGCTCCGTCCCCGAGGCGCTGCGGGTGTTGCGGCCGGGTGGCGCCCTCGCGGTCTGGTGGAACACCCACGCCTTCGACGTGCCGTGGATCGTCGCGCAGCACGAACGCATCGCGCAGCACTGCGGAGACGGCGAACCGTCGTCCGGGGAGCTTCCCGACGACGATCGTGCCGTTCTGCTCGCGGGGCTCTCGGGTCTCCGTGTCGCGCGACGCCAGGTGCACTGGGGCCGGACCGTTCCTCTGGACATGCATCTCGCGAACATCAGCAGTCACTCGGCGTTTCTCGTACTCGGCGAGGCCGGCACCCAGGCGTTCCTCGCCGACGAGCGCACTCGCCTGCGTGAGATCTTCCCTGCCGAGAGGGTGGAGGAGCGCTATGTGGTCGACCTGCTGGTGGCCGCTCGTTCCTGA
- a CDS encoding dienelactone hydrolase family protein, protein MTSVHGAALDIPTPDGIADAYLAHPDDGEPHPGVLLYMDAYGLRPSLEEMARHLAGHGYTVLVPNVLYRSGRAPLVELPDHIGPSQRPEIFEQLLPIMRALTPALAMRDAGGYLDWLAASPLVTDGPVGTTGYCMGGVLAIRTAAAYPDRIGAAASFHSGLDDPQELVDRITAPLYFGHADQDHSMPPAQITILEQALDAAGVRYRSELYEGAHHGYTQTDTAAYNAEADARHWRNLLELFGQNL, encoded by the coding sequence ATGACGAGCGTGCACGGTGCCGCCCTGGACATCCCCACCCCCGACGGCATCGCCGACGCCTATCTCGCCCACCCCGACGACGGCGAGCCGCACCCCGGCGTCCTGTTGTACATGGACGCCTACGGACTACGGCCCTCACTGGAGGAGATGGCCAGGCACCTGGCCGGGCACGGCTACACGGTGCTGGTGCCCAACGTCCTCTACCGCTCCGGGCGCGCCCCGCTGGTGGAGCTGCCCGACCACATCGGCCCCTCCCAACGGCCGGAGATCTTCGAGCAGCTCCTCCCGATCATGCGGGCCCTCACCCCCGCCCTGGCGATGCGGGACGCCGGCGGCTACCTCGACTGGCTGGCCGCCTCCCCTCTGGTCACCGACGGCCCGGTGGGCACCACCGGCTACTGCATGGGCGGCGTCCTCGCGATCCGTACCGCCGCTGCCTACCCCGACCGCATCGGCGCGGCGGCCTCCTTCCACTCCGGCCTGGACGACCCGCAAGAGCTCGTCGACCGCATCACCGCGCCGCTGTACTTCGGCCACGCCGACCAGGATCACTCGATGCCGCCCGCACAGATCACGATCCTGGAGCAGGCCCTGGACGCCGCGGGCGTGCGCTACCGCAGCGAGCTGTACGAGGGCGCCCACCACGGCTACACCCAGACCGACACCGCCGCGTACAACGCCGAGGCGGACGCGCGCCATTGGCGCAATCTGCTGGAACTCTTCGGGCAGAACCTCTGA
- a CDS encoding GNAT family N-acetyltransferase, protein MPPILRTDRLILSPYRPEDEDVFVALLGDEEVCRWMGQDRVPEEEIRAIFHAILHEIYAKNMFDVWAVWSDGVYVGHAEIKKTGNVDGYEMIAALVKGSRGRGVGNELVRGLLHYAADTLQLDEVYGMVGAENAASLALGKKLGFTHVRDVVADDGTVTKMLVLPTGNRQAPDTSPATASAR, encoded by the coding sequence ATGCCCCCGATCTTGCGTACCGACCGACTGATTCTTTCGCCTTACCGGCCCGAGGACGAGGATGTCTTCGTCGCTCTGCTCGGTGACGAAGAGGTCTGCCGTTGGATGGGCCAAGACCGCGTACCCGAAGAAGAGATCCGGGCCATATTCCACGCGATCCTCCATGAGATCTACGCCAAGAACATGTTCGATGTGTGGGCCGTTTGGTCCGACGGTGTCTATGTGGGCCACGCGGAGATCAAGAAAACGGGCAATGTCGACGGCTACGAGATGATCGCCGCACTGGTCAAGGGGAGCCGGGGCAGGGGCGTGGGCAACGAGCTGGTGCGCGGCCTGCTGCACTACGCCGCCGACACCTTGCAGCTCGACGAGGTCTACGGCATGGTGGGCGCCGAAAATGCCGCCAGCCTGGCGCTGGGCAAGAAGCTGGGCTTCACCCACGTCCGCGATGTGGTCGCGGACGACGGCACGGTGACGAAGATGCTGGTCCTCCCCACCGGGAACCGCCAGGCTCCGGACACCAGCCCGGCCACCGCCTCGGCGCGCTGA
- a CDS encoding SDR family NAD(P)-dependent oxidoreductase, whose translation MNIEGSTVLLTGASGGIGNALARAFAARGAQLVVTGRRADALAELETSLGARPLVADLSDPEAVEDLVERAGPVDILVANAALPSSGSLLDYTTRQIDRSLDVNLRAPLMLSRLLAPRMVAAGRGHLVMIGSLSGRTSSPSTSLYNAAKFGLRGFTHALRQDLHGTGVGVSLVQPGFVRDAGMFADSGARPPAGMRTVSPGQVVAGTLRAIERDRAEVNVAPLELRLGSAIGGLFPTLAAAVQRRASPASLVQQVAQAQQHQR comes from the coding sequence TTGAACATCGAGGGATCGACCGTTCTGCTGACCGGCGCCAGCGGCGGCATCGGCAACGCGCTGGCCAGGGCGTTCGCGGCCAGAGGCGCCCAGCTGGTGGTCACCGGCCGCCGCGCCGACGCTCTCGCGGAACTCGAAACGTCCTTGGGCGCCCGGCCCCTGGTCGCGGATCTGAGCGACCCCGAGGCGGTCGAGGACCTCGTCGAACGCGCCGGGCCCGTGGACATCCTGGTCGCCAACGCCGCTCTGCCCTCCAGCGGCAGTCTGCTCGACTACACGACCCGCCAGATCGACCGGTCGCTGGACGTGAACCTGCGCGCACCGCTGATGCTCTCCCGGCTCCTGGCACCGCGCATGGTGGCAGCCGGCCGCGGCCACCTGGTCATGATCGGCTCGCTCTCGGGACGGACGTCCTCCCCTTCCACCTCCCTCTACAACGCCGCGAAGTTCGGCCTGCGCGGCTTCACCCACGCCCTGCGGCAGGATCTGCACGGCACGGGCGTCGGCGTGTCCCTCGTGCAGCCGGGCTTCGTCCGTGACGCGGGGATGTTCGCCGACTCCGGCGCCAGGCCGCCCGCCGGGATGCGTACCGTCAGCCCCGGGCAGGTCGTGGCCGGCACCCTCCGGGCGATCGAACGCGACCGTGCCGAGGTCAATGTGGCACCGCTCGAACTCCGCCTGGGCAGCGCCATCGGCGGCCTCTTCCCCACCCTGGCGGCCGCCGTCCAGCGCAGGGCTTCGCCCGCCTCCCTCGTCCAGCAGGTCGCGCAGGCCCAGCAGCATCAACGCTGA
- a CDS encoding amidohydrolase family protein, producing the protein MRRPGLPARLDELGADGVILLTNYRGAYLGDPGFAPLMAELGRRGTTVFIHPAELPGPTAPGIPPYAADFLLDTVRAAMSLTLSGTTTRHPDIAFLLSHGGGFLPYAAHRIGFALEVHQQATGGHPVMDREALLTELRRFYFDTALSANPDTLPSLLAFADPTRITFGSDYPHATAEGAAYVTDQLDAYPLDDAQRTALNRGNAEALFPRLAA; encoded by the coding sequence ATACGGCGACCCGGCCTCCCTGCCCGCCTGGACGAACTCGGCGCCGACGGCGTCATCCTGCTCACGAACTACCGCGGTGCCTACCTGGGCGACCCCGGGTTCGCACCGCTGATGGCCGAACTCGGCCGCCGTGGAACCACCGTGTTCATCCACCCGGCCGAGCTTCCTGGCCCCACCGCTCCCGGCATCCCGCCCTACGCAGCCGACTTCCTCCTCGACACCGTCCGCGCCGCCATGAGCCTCACCCTGTCCGGCACGACCACCCGCCACCCGGACATCGCCTTCCTGCTGTCCCACGGCGGCGGCTTCCTGCCCTACGCCGCACACCGCATCGGCTTCGCGCTGGAGGTCCATCAGCAGGCCACCGGAGGCCACCCCGTCATGGACCGGGAAGCGCTCCTGACCGAGCTCCGCCGCTTCTACTTCGACACGGCCCTGTCCGCCAACCCCGACACCCTCCCCAGCCTCCTCGCCTTCGCGGACCCCACCCGCATCACCTTCGGCAGCGACTACCCTCACGCCACCGCCGAGGGCGCCGCGTACGTCACCGACCAGCTCGACGCCTATCCACTCGACGACGCCCAGCGCACCGCCCTCAACCGAGGCAACGCCGAAGCGCTCTTCCCCCGACTCGCCGCCTGA